AGTGCGCTAGCGAAGGCGGGGGCGGCGATGGGCGTGCGCGTCGAGCCGATGCCCTTTGCGTATCGCGGTTTTACGGGCCTGCCCGCGGCGGCGCGGGAGTTCGGCCGGCAGGTGGGCCGGCGGCTGGACCGGCCGACCGCGATGGTCGTCGGCAGCGACTATCTGGCGGGTCCGTTCCTCAGCGGTCTGGACGAGGAAGGCGTGCGGACGCCGCGCGACGTGTCGCTGATCGGCATCGACGGGACGGCATTCGCGGCGATGCTGGCGCCGCCGCTGACGTCGATCAGCCAGGACCCAGCCGGGATGATGAAACTGGCGGTCGGGATGGTGATCGAGATGGTCGACGGTGAGCGCGAGCCGGGCGAGGTGGTCACGCTGCCGACGAATTTGATCGTCCGGCAGAGCGTCCGCGAACAACGGGAATCGGAGGTTGGCGATGCGTGAGCGACGATTCGGGATATCGGGCTTTACACTGATCGAACTGCTGGTGGTGGTGGCGATCATCGCGGTGCTGGTCAGCATGCTGCTGCCGGCGCTGAGCGCGGCTCGGGAACGGGCCCAGTCGGTGGTCTGCATGAGCAACCTGAAGCAGTTGGGGCACGGCTTCGCGATTTACGAGGGCGAGTTCAATTCGCTGCCGCTTGGTTTTCGCGGGTGGACGTTTCGGCCGGACTGGTATCCGTGGAACGACGCGGCCAGCGACCCGTTCCCGCCCGGCGGTTACGCTTATTTCGCGTGGTACGCCGAGGGGATCGGCGATCGGTTTGGCCGGTTGGCGCACGGGATCGGGCCGTACTTCAAGCGTGACTGGACCGGGGACCAGAAGGTGTTCTGGTGCACCAAGGCCAGCGGGCACAGTGCCGGATACGCCGTCAATTTTCCTCTGGGGTATGCGGCGTATCTGGGAAAGAACGTGACTTCGTCTCCCGACATCACGCCGATGCTCATGTGCGGCTGGGGCTATCGTGTCTGGTCGGGCGGCTACGGGTTCGACTACACGTTCGTTCCCGTGGACAACTACTGGGGTTGGGGCGGTCTGGGGGCGCAGGAGTTCATGAGCATGGCCGGCTGTCACGGCGGATCGGCCAACTTTCTCTTTCTCGACGGGCACGTTGTCGATCAGCCGTTGCTGGGGTCCGCCTCGGACTACAGGAACCGCTGGGCGTTTTTCGGAAGCGATACATCCCGTTAGGCTGGCCTTCAGCCGCATGATCGCGGCAGCAAGATCACCAACATGGCGAGCACGATATGCATTCCCCCAGGACCACGTTGTTCCAGGATGCCGTTGGGAGCCCATCATGAAACTGCTGAAATTGTTCGTCTTCGCAGCGTCGATCGTCCTTGTCGTTCCGATTTCGCTGGCCGCCCAGGAGGTCGATTTACGGAACTTCGCCAACGGACCCGGCAAGGATGAGACCGTCACGTACGTCGATCTGACGCCGTACGCCAATCGACGGTTCGAGGACGAGACGCCGGACGACAAGGTCGGCGGCTGGACCGATCAGGGCTCCAACGACCTTCGATTCATTCCGAAGGGTTATCAGTATTTTCGCAACGTGCCGTTTTACGTCGCCGACAAGCTGGCGGTGGTGGGTAATGTGGCTGAGCCGGGATGCATCGCGCTGCGGAGCAGGAACAATCTGCAAGCGCCGATCGAGAGCGAGCCGATTGCCGTCGACGCCGCGGCGCAGTATCTCTATTTCCTGCACTGTTGCTCGTACGGTGAGCCGAACGTGCACTGCGCCGATTACCAGGTGCGGTACGCCGA
Above is a genomic segment from Phycisphaerae bacterium containing:
- a CDS encoding DUF1559 domain-containing protein; translation: MRERRFGISGFTLIELLVVVAIIAVLVSMLLPALSAARERAQSVVCMSNLKQLGHGFAIYEGEFNSLPLGFRGWTFRPDWYPWNDAASDPFPPGGYAYFAWYAEGIGDRFGRLAHGIGPYFKRDWTGDQKVFWCTKASGHSAGYAVNFPLGYAAYLGKNVTSSPDITPMLMCGWGYRVWSGGYGFDYTFVPVDNYWGWGGLGAQEFMSMAGCHGGSANFLFLDGHVVDQPLLGSASDYRNRWAFFGSDTSR